Proteins encoded by one window of Microcoleus sp. FACHB-831:
- a CDS encoding phycobilisome linker polypeptide yields MAITAAASRLGTSAFSDASRVELRPNYTRADIENVIRAVYRQLLGNDYIMASERLTSAESLLRDGNLTVREFVRSIAKSELYKSKFFYNNFQTRFIELNYKHLLGRAPYDESEVIYHLDLYHSQGYDAEIDSYIDSVEYQASFGDNVVPYYRGFATQTGQKTVGFNRMFRLYRGYANSDRAQVEGNNPRLARELARNGASSIVGPSGSNENWAFRASNDAVPQKALGNAVGEGDRVYRIEVTGLLNPGYPRVRRSSTAFLVPYERLSSKLQQIVKQGGKVVSVTPA; encoded by the coding sequence ATGGCTATTACAGCAGCCGCTTCGCGGTTGGGAACATCAGCTTTTAGTGATGCATCAAGGGTAGAACTACGCCCGAACTACACCAGAGCAGACATCGAAAACGTGATTCGTGCCGTATATCGGCAACTTCTGGGCAATGACTATATCATGGCTTCAGAACGATTGACCAGTGCAGAATCACTTTTGCGTGATGGCAACCTGACAGTGCGGGAATTTGTGCGGTCAATTGCTAAATCTGAGCTGTACAAATCCAAGTTTTTCTACAACAATTTTCAAACTCGGTTTATCGAACTGAATTACAAACACCTCTTGGGTCGTGCGCCATACGACGAATCAGAGGTGATTTATCACTTGGATTTGTACCACAGCCAAGGGTATGACGCTGAGATTGATTCTTACATCGATTCAGTTGAGTATCAAGCCAGCTTTGGCGACAATGTTGTGCCATATTATCGCGGTTTTGCAACCCAAACAGGGCAAAAAACTGTGGGCTTTAACCGGATGTTCCGGTTGTATCGCGGCTATGCCAACAGCGATCGCGCCCAAGTAGAAGGCAACAACCCTCGTCTAGCTCGCGAATTGGCTCGGAACGGGGCATCCAGCATCGTAGGCCCATCTGGTAGTAACGAAAACTGGGCATTCCGCGCTTCTAACGATGCCGTTCCCCAGAAGGCTTTGGGTAATGCAGTTGGGGAAGGCGATCGCGTCTACCGCATCGAAGTAACCGGACTGCTAAATCCTGGTTATCCCAGAGTCCGTCGCAGCAGCACAGCCTTCTTAGTGCCTTACGAGCGGCTATCGAGCAAGTTGCAACAAATTGTCAAGCAAGGCGGCAAAGTTGTTAGCGTGACGCCAGCTTAA